ACTTGACCCGATTAATCGTGCTGCCATTAAGCCAAATTATCACATATTACATGAGCCTATTAAGCCTTACGTGCCGGCCAGAGATCAAAATAGAGAACGTATTTTAAATATGGTTCGTCAACACATTGACACCGTCGAAGCTGGAGGAAATACAGCAGCTCGGACATCCCGTGACAGTCTAGATACAGTGTTGCCACGATTACATCGTGCCGTATCGGAAAGCTTGCCTATAAAGCGAGAGATTTTCCGAAATGAGCGTTCTGGTGCTACAGTCACGAAATATTactattaaaatgaaatgatatATTGTATTAGTTTTGTGAATAATTCGGTATCTACTTAATTcactttttgacattttaaaaGTACAATCAAAGAAAATATACGAATTTATAAGTCCTTAGAGGCTTTCAAAAATATGCGGttgttttgaattaaatatcaATACTTccattttcgtaaaaaaaaatctcaagcAAAGTTAGTTAAAACGATTTTAATATAAAGACAAggcactaaaaatataaattaacctTAGCAACTAAGGCAGtaacacataaaaaaatgtatagttttGGCTTATTTAGAAAATCAAACAtgtttcaattttctttttttatcctCAGATATGAACTTAGTTAATAACTGTTTTAatctatatattaaaaattatttagttgaactttatttcagtaaaatattgaatatatttaaataatagtttCCATATGCATTgatactacatatatttttatacgtattTAACTAATATGTACGTAAgtgaaaatagtttaaaaaggAATAGTAGATTTAATCTGTTTGAATTTGCCACCCACATTCGCAGACTCCACGTTTGGACTTATGCACTGAAAGGCCAGGTACTCATCGTCAGAGAGCTTCTAATGACTATTCATACTCTTACAAGTCGAACGTTGAAAAGAACTCATACGACTCTAATAATCCCTATGCAAGACCTGAACGCTCTACGTACTCATCTACTGTTGAGTCATCATCTCGTTTTGGTCCAGGAGGATCGTACAATTACAGCACCGAAAGGACCAGCACCACAGGAGCTGGACCAGGTGGCTACAGTTATTCATCAACAACTTCTGGTAATCTTCCTGGTGGCACCAGATACCGACATTTTTCATATCATGTCTAAATGGGATtcggtttttaaaaaattaagtattgataaatattcaatttaccCCAGCACTTTAATTTCTAACTAATATACTACATTTACAACCAAACTCAGTAATAAATTTGTCTAAAACACACTCatctaaaatatattacaatggaattttataaaatacagaaaaaaaaattgcatgagTGTGtctttttttatactattaATGCATATACTTCATTATTGCACTTTTACTTACTTAGCCAAATTACTtataaaatctcaaaatatcagttatatttaaaaataaaaatgtatttattaacaacaccaaaaaaaaaaaatttaaaaataacatttttaatgtaaacaTAACCCCAactccaataaaaaaattttattaaatataccccatatatatgtacttgtgatatcttccaaacaaaaataaaatcaaccatattatatattaacaaaaaatattaattttctttaattttaagttgGAAATTAAAATCATAAGAACAATATAAAAGTTAGGAGGACGTTAATGCGATATTCATGAATCTGCGTGTTTACAAGTATAAATTGCGAATACCAACTGCATAATGTGTTTAATAATATCCTATAATAGTTGGTCCTTTATTCAAACTATTGGCATATAAGTAAACTGAATTAATTCATAAActgcatatgtatatccaaatGCATATGATAACACAAATTTGACAACTTATAAaactactcaacaaatctgagATTTGCGACGGATGTACTAAGAGGACTAAGAAATTGAGGTGTTCTGATTACGCATTTGAATTCAAACATTTTCCATCATGTTCAGCTATTTTGATCCCTGCGTACATCCCTTGACTACAACATATATCCTTCGAATTAACAAGACAGAGCCTCTAACATCATAGCCGCAAAATGGCTGTAACTATAAACTAGTgcaagaaagggctaagttcgggtgcaaccgaacattttataatctttcAACTTGTacgaatcaaagccagggaaataccttaagatgtaaaacgtcagcaattttttaaatacatataccatatataactcATGCTCTAACCGATAAATTCGGCCTAATATTTGTTaggaaaacgaaaatcattacacGTAGTATATggcagttggggtagtatcgacccgatttcacctattaactattattatgcaacatactaaaaaaattttcctggGTTTTATAGACATATAGAGcaaagtcagtcggatgtttgaaaatcctagAAATAGTTAAATGGGGACTGGGTCAAGCTTTCGCTCAACTGTATCTATGTaagatacaaaaatataattttatgagtGAAACGTGTTAAGTAGTTTTCAGTGAGATACTTGAGTTATATTGGCCGATCTATACACCATAAGGTCATCTGAAAGTTCGAAATTCTTTATATCAGGTATATGGGGGTTCTgggaagtattgactcgattcaacccatttttgtcACACAGAAATACCAATGTCAGGATAGCAttttctctaaatttcaattgttgATCCCATACATTGACCTAATCAAACCGTCAAAtatcaactatagatactggggtccacataagCGGTACCTAATGGCTTAAacagttttgtttggatttggaCTATAGATATTGGGGTCCACATAAGCGGTACCTAATGGCTTAAacagttttgtttggatttggacaatttgtGGTTATAAAGTGGCATACTTTATACGAATTATTATTGCTAATTTTATCCCGCTAtgttaattacttcttgatttgtgtactggaaaggaaagaatcaaatttaatttataattgtttcatgtgggaagtaggcgtggttgtagtccgggTTCCTCCATTTTTACATATAGgaatgtgatttcaccaaaaagtgggcgtgtttagctattattttattgcgcttttagtagttttactgtacagtactgttatatggggagtgagtgAGGCTATTTTCCGATTTCATCGATTTTCACATTGTCGGTAGGGGTTCTCATAGTATTTGTgctatgaaaatttatttgctatagctttagtggtttaggcaATATGTACGTTACACTAATTAGAAGGCGGGGTtacacccactttttcaaaatatttagccCACAGGTGCCCTGCGAtcttctgtgccaaattactgttttatatcttaatttagtgtttagttatggttctttatatgttttcggttaatagaacccgcataccaagtttcatcaagatatttaaatttttattcaagtttcaGCTCGCACGGACGGGAAggcagacagtcacccggatttacACTTTTCTCGTCCTCCAgatcattcatatatacatatataactctatatttctctcgattagttttaggagATACATACAaccaaaagtaaacaaaagtaTTGTACTCTGTAACAACttgttgcaagggtataaaacaATACAAAACGCCCCATTCGGACAAGGTGTTAAAGAGTAGATTTCGTTAGGACAGAAAACAGTTTCGATGGTCAAATTAAGCCCAGTGAAAAGTAAGGTGATTAACGATAATGTGTTGCATATACAAGTACAATAAAATAGAATGTGATTTCACCCGGGCGGAGATAAGCACATCGTtcaattttaacataatttcaACTCTTCTTTTTATTCTGGTCATTTAgttatatataactctatatctatcatatatatatatgacgaTTTGTTTTGTAGAAGATAAAaaataaggaagagctaaggacgcgggtgtaaccgaacattttatattctcgcaatttGGCAGGGAAATACTCACATGatataatattgaaaatctCATATAATGTATATcttataaattttcttgtatgaaTTATGTGTGGAGTGTATAAGGTTATGAAACAATACCATACGATGTGGTAACAATACCATACTACGACTAATACCAGATATGTGTCACCAAATACTAGCACTTTATCATGTGACTATTATAGTAGTTTCCTTGTAACAAGACTAGCATATTTCATTGTGGTATTTCAAAGAACTTTGTTAAAAAAGGTACTGAACTTTGATAAAAGGTTTTActcaaaaattcttcaaaaggatcagtaaaaattatttaaaaaattagaaaataaaattgaaaataacattcttcacacacttttttcttaaaacgattttattttttggcgggtttttaggtttttttctaATCTCTGTgaagaaaatacatacattgcaTTATTTGAAATAACACACATTACTTTCTCCCTTACACACTTCTAGATATTTATTGTcgacaatttttataccctgaacagggtatattaagtttgtcacgaagtttgtaacacccagaaggaagcgtcggagaccctataaagtatatatataaatgatcagtatattgagctgagtcgatttagccaagttcgtctgtctgtctgtatatatgtatacgaactagtcccaagatattgttttgaaattttgcaaacgtcattttctcttaaGAAGCTGcttttgtcggaactgccgatatcggaccactataacatatagctgccatacaaactgaacgatcggaatcaagttcttgtatggaaaactttcacatttgacaatgtatcttcacaaaagttggcacaggctattttctaagataataaagtaatatttgaagaaattgtgcagatcggcttactatagcatatagctgccatacaaactgaacgatcggaatctagtgctggtatggaaaacttttgcatttgacaagatatattcacgaaatttggtacaaattattttctgaggcaacaatgtaatctccgaagaattcagatcggttaactatagcatttagcttccatacaaactggacacatagttactaaaagaaatgcacctgtgaagggcatattagcttcggtgcagccgaagttaaggttttttcttgtttgaaatatttattgccTATGAAACAGATACTAATATGTATAACCGTAGTATTGACGCGATTTGAACAAGTTTTGGCATAGGGGCACACTGTCATcacaaaattaaactaaattgaGATTATGTAAAAAAGGTGTAAATACCAATATTGTAGATGTGCTGTAGTCTTTGTGCGACCACCTATAGAAACTGAACAAGGCTAACATTGATCAAATgttaacaaaagaaaatttctGAGATATCACTGCGGgcataacttttttataactCTTGATTCTGTAATCACTTTTCCGTTGTGTGTTGTATTCGTATCAGAGTTTTCTGTAAACCGGGAGCAACTGACTTGCTGACATGGTCTTGCCATGTTCAAGAAATTATGGATAATGTAGGAAAATGATTAGAAGTTCAGCGAAATCTAATGCGTCTCTTTGGTGACCGTATAGATGAGTTAAAATCGGTCAACATCCGTATATCCCAGGTTCAGATGACTCCGGTGAACTTAATGTAATAAACATTGTGTTGTTGACATCGCCTATGTTCTGTCACCTATAGTTGAGCCTATCGTCGGGAAGTAGATAGGCTTAAGTTGATCGACCGAAATCGTTGCGGTTTCGCTTCTGACATTTCGAAGAAATGTTTTTCATGCCTTGACATAAAGTCCTTCATACGGTGAAACGAATGTGTGGTGTGGAGCGCCGCGACAAACATGTCGCTTGTTCCTTAAAAATGAATGTGTTTCTCTGACCACATCGGACGGTGGGTCAAAATTCTGCGAAATAGTTTCTCAAGCGGTCTGCCATATTGGATGGTGAACAACCAGATCGTGACGAAGGAGCAAAGCGTTCTCCATAAACGAGATCGTAGCCTTCAAGAAACTGTGAGGACTTTCCACCATATCATTCGACTGCGGATGATAAGTGGtgatgtgtgtgtatttactaCCGAGGAGACGAGCGAAAGcattaaaaatccataccatCCGATAAGGTTATTTGGCTGTCAATACACGGAAATTGAAAGTCGTCTAGTCCCCATGTCACCTCGTTGATAAATCATGAACGGGTATTCGAAGAGACCGAATGGTGATATAATTGCACTTTTTTTGACACCTTCTTTAGTGACAGACATGTGaaaaaacttagcctagacaacaaagtgcttttacataatgcggtcataaagccgatttggatgtatgacattcaactgtgggctacgacctgtgcaacaaatattgatataatacgaaggtttcaattaaaaatgcttagaacaatcacgtgttcacatGCGTAAccaaaatatccaaaaaaccATGGCATTcttatggtaaagaaagaagtagaagatagcagaattgaatatatatctaaactcccaGATCACCAAACCCTaaggctaatgctttggtacattcctgcgatcaaacacgcctt
This sequence is a window from Bactrocera tryoni isolate S06 unplaced genomic scaffold, CSIRO_BtryS06_freeze2 scaffold_16, whole genome shotgun sequence. Protein-coding genes within it:
- the LOC120780109 gene encoding uncharacterized protein CG45078-like isoform X3, whose translation is MVYESGFTTRRTYTSRPIISSYAVSSKTPIDWEKCPYVPRPSLVSDPVTAFGTYRSDRAQRKSSILDPINRAAIKPNYHILHEPIKPYVPARDQNRERILNMVRQHIDTVEAGGNTAARTSRDSLDTVLPRLHRAVSESLPIKREIFRNERSGATVTKYYY
- the LOC120780109 gene encoding protein anoxia up-regulated-like isoform X4, with the translated sequence MVYESGFTTRRTYTSRPIISSYAVSTPRLDLCTERPGTHRQRASNDYSYSYKSNVEKNSYDSNNPYARPERSTYSSTVESSSRFGPGGSYNYSTERTSTTGAGPGGYSYSSTTSGNLPGGTRYRHFSYHV